A section of the Rhizobium sp. Pop5 genome encodes:
- a CDS encoding CpaF family protein has translation MFGKRGNEGFGKAGGAIAPPPPAPAAPAASSPSILVEPSREPARQQVTPPPMQTPQRKRPVRTDEYYDTKAQVFSALIDTIDLSQLSKLDGESAREEIRDIVNDIITIKNFAMSISEQEELLEDICNDVLGYGPLEPLLARDDIADIMVNGAGQTFIEVGGKTIESEIRFRDNAQLLSICQRIVSQVGRRVDESSPICDARLPDGSRVNVIAPPLSIDGPALTIRKFKKDKLTLDQLVRFGAITPEGATVLQIIGRVRCNVIISGGTGSGKTTLLNCLTNYIDRDERVITCEDTAELQLQQPHVVRLETRPPNIEGEGEITMRDLVKNCLRMRPERIIVGEVRGPEVFDLLQAMNTGHDGSMGTIHANTPRECLSRIESMIAMGGFTLPAKTVREIISTSVDVIIQAARLRDGSRRITQITEVIGMEGDVIITQDLMRYEIEGEDASGRLIGRHMSTGVGKPHFWDRARYFNEEKRLAAALDSMEAKTKE, from the coding sequence ATGTTTGGAAAACGCGGAAACGAAGGTTTCGGAAAGGCTGGAGGCGCAATCGCTCCCCCACCGCCGGCACCGGCCGCCCCCGCGGCCTCTTCCCCCTCGATTCTGGTCGAACCTTCCCGCGAGCCCGCGCGCCAGCAGGTAACGCCGCCGCCGATGCAGACGCCGCAGCGCAAGCGCCCGGTCCGCACCGACGAATATTACGACACCAAGGCGCAGGTCTTTTCGGCGCTGATCGACACAATCGATCTGTCGCAGCTTTCCAAGCTCGACGGCGAAAGCGCGCGTGAAGAAATCCGCGACATCGTCAACGACATCATCACCATCAAGAACTTTGCGATGTCGATCTCCGAGCAGGAAGAGCTGCTCGAGGATATCTGCAACGACGTTCTGGGCTATGGTCCGCTGGAGCCGCTGCTGGCGCGCGACGATATCGCCGACATCATGGTCAACGGCGCCGGCCAGACCTTCATCGAAGTCGGCGGTAAGACGATCGAATCCGAGATCCGCTTCCGCGACAACGCGCAGCTTCTCTCCATCTGCCAGCGCATCGTCAGCCAGGTCGGCCGCCGCGTCGACGAATCGAGCCCGATTTGCGACGCCCGTCTGCCCGACGGTTCGCGCGTCAACGTCATCGCCCCGCCGCTGTCGATCGATGGGCCCGCGCTCACCATCCGCAAATTCAAGAAGGACAAGCTGACGCTCGATCAGCTCGTCCGTTTCGGCGCGATCACCCCGGAAGGTGCCACCGTTCTGCAGATCATCGGACGCGTACGCTGCAACGTCATCATCTCGGGCGGCACGGGTTCGGGTAAGACGACGCTGCTGAACTGCCTTACCAATTATATCGACAGGGACGAGCGCGTCATCACCTGCGAGGATACGGCCGAACTGCAGCTTCAGCAGCCGCACGTCGTGCGCCTGGAAACGCGCCCGCCGAACATCGAAGGCGAGGGTGAGATCACCATGCGCGATCTCGTCAAGAACTGCCTTCGCATGCGCCCCGAACGCATCATCGTCGGCGAAGTGCGCGGACCTGAGGTTTTCGACCTCCTGCAGGCGATGAACACCGGTCACGACGGCTCGATGGGCACGATCCACGCCAACACGCCGCGCGAATGCCTGAGCCGTATCGAATCAATGATCGCCATGGGTGGTTTCACGCTGCCGGCCAAGACGGTACGCGAGATCATCTCCACCTCGGTCGACGTCATCATCCAGGCAGCGCGTCTTCGCGACGGCTCGCGCCGCATCACCCAGATCACCGAGGTGATCGGCATGGAAGGCGACGTCATCATCACCCAGGACCTGATGCGCTATGAGATCGAAGGTGAGGATGCGAGCGGTCGCCTGATCGGCCGGCACATGTCGACCGGCGTCGGCAAGCCGCATTTCTGGGACCGGGCTCGTTACTTCAACGAGGAAAAGCGCCTTGCCGCCGCCCTCGACTCGATGGAAGCGAAAACGAAGGAATAG
- a CDS encoding type II secretion system F family protein, translating to MFGFDPVVLAIVVLAAVSAAAVAYALMFSRMEADKKSANRINRVKSTDVDRVKVKAARDRKQELSKRRKSVQDNLKDLEKRQHEKARKNLSLKSRLAQAGLAITLTQFSLFSAIFAAVLLLVAFIAGASLIVMIGIVVVAGLGLPRWVVGFLVKRRQNKFLNELPNALDVITRSIKSGLPLNDAIRLIATEGTEPVKSEFRRVIEAQQVGLSIPDACARMTLNMPLQEVNFFAIVIAIQSQAGGNLSEAIGNLSKVLRDRRKMKAKVSALSMEAKASAVIIGALPFIVATLVYLTSPNYMMILFTDPRGHFIMGCSALWMSIGIFVMRNMVNFDI from the coding sequence ATGTTCGGGTTCGATCCGGTAGTCCTGGCAATCGTCGTTCTCGCCGCCGTCTCCGCGGCGGCGGTTGCCTATGCCTTGATGTTTTCCCGGATGGAGGCCGACAAGAAATCGGCGAACCGCATCAACCGCGTCAAATCCACTGATGTCGACCGGGTGAAGGTCAAGGCCGCCCGCGATCGGAAGCAGGAATTGTCGAAGCGCCGCAAGTCAGTGCAGGACAATCTGAAGGATCTGGAAAAGCGTCAGCACGAAAAGGCCAGGAAGAACCTGTCGTTGAAATCCCGGCTGGCGCAGGCCGGTCTGGCGATCACGCTGACACAATTTTCTCTCTTCAGCGCCATCTTCGCCGCCGTACTGCTGCTCGTCGCCTTCATCGCCGGCGCATCGTTGATAGTCATGATCGGCATCGTCGTCGTTGCAGGCCTCGGCCTGCCGCGCTGGGTCGTCGGCTTCCTGGTCAAGCGCCGCCAGAACAAGTTCCTCAACGAACTCCCCAATGCGCTCGACGTCATCACGCGCTCGATCAAATCGGGCCTGCCGCTCAACGACGCCATCCGTCTTATCGCGACCGAGGGCACTGAGCCCGTCAAGAGCGAATTCCGCCGCGTGATCGAGGCGCAGCAGGTGGGTCTCAGCATTCCCGACGCCTGCGCCCGCATGACGCTGAACATGCCGCTTCAGGAAGTCAATTTCTTCGCCATCGTGATCGCTATCCAGTCGCAGGCCGGCGGCAATCTCTCGGAAGCGATCGGCAACCTGTCCAAGGTTCTGCGCGATCGCAGGAAGATGAAAGCCAAGGTTTCGGCGCTCTCGATGGAAGCCAAGGCGTCCGCCGTTATCATCGGCGCTCTGCCTTTTATCGTCGCGACCCTCGTCTACCTCACCTCGCCGAACTACATGATGATCCTTTTCACCGATCCGCGCGGCCATTTCATCATGGGTTGCTCGGCGCTCTGGATGTCGATCGGCATCTTCGTCATGCGCAACATGGTCAATTTTGACATCTAG
- a CDS encoding type II secretion system F family protein: MSQDLAATLTNPSMLIAVFVAIAVFATFYTIAIPFFERGDLNKRMKAVSTEREQIRARERARMNAEPGKASLRTQNNRPVRQIVERFNLRKALVDDNTVNKLRAAGFRSENALNTFLAARFLLPFLFLALAAFWVFGLGGLAGRGTAIRFLAVIGIAYIGFYAPNIYISNRIGKRQHSIKRAWPDALDLMLICVESGISIEAAMRRVSEELGEQSPPLAEEMVLTTAELSFLPDRRVALENLATRTQLELVRSVTQALIQADRYGTPVAQALRVLAQEGRDERMNEAEKKAAALPPKLTVPMILFFLPVLIAVILGPAGIQVADRF, translated from the coding sequence ATGTCGCAGGATCTTGCCGCAACTCTGACCAATCCAAGCATGCTGATCGCCGTCTTCGTGGCGATCGCGGTCTTCGCGACGTTCTATACGATCGCTATTCCCTTCTTCGAGCGCGGCGATCTCAACAAGCGCATGAAGGCGGTTTCGACCGAGCGTGAGCAGATCCGCGCCCGCGAACGCGCCCGCATGAACGCGGAACCCGGCAAGGCCTCGCTGAGGACCCAGAACAACCGCCCGGTCCGCCAGATCGTCGAACGCTTCAACCTGCGTAAGGCGCTCGTCGACGACAATACGGTCAACAAGCTCAGGGCCGCAGGTTTCCGCTCTGAAAATGCGCTGAATACCTTCCTCGCGGCGCGTTTCCTGCTGCCGTTTCTCTTTCTCGCGCTTGCCGCCTTCTGGGTCTTCGGCCTCGGCGGCCTTGCCGGACGGGGCACGGCCATTCGCTTCCTCGCCGTCATCGGCATCGCCTATATCGGCTTCTACGCGCCGAACATCTATATCTCGAACCGCATCGGCAAGCGTCAGCACTCGATCAAGCGCGCCTGGCCGGATGCGCTGGACCTGATGCTGATCTGCGTCGAATCCGGCATTTCGATCGAGGCCGCGATGCGCCGCGTGTCAGAAGAGCTCGGCGAGCAGTCGCCGCCGCTTGCCGAGGAGATGGTGCTGACCACGGCGGAACTTTCCTTCCTGCCTGATCGCCGCGTGGCGCTCGAAAATCTCGCCACGCGCACGCAGCTCGAACTGGTGCGCTCGGTGACCCAGGCGCTGATCCAGGCCGATCGTTACGGCACGCCGGTCGCGCAGGCGCTGCGCGTTCTCGCCCAGGAAGGGCGCGACGAGCGCATGAACGAAGCGGAAAAGAAGGCGGCCGCCCTGCCGCCGAAACTGACGGTGCCGATGATTCTGTTCTTCCTGCCGGTGCTGATCGCCGTCATCCTCGGCCCGGCCGGCATTCAGGTGGCCGACAGGTTCTGA
- a CDS encoding LysE family translocator, with amino-acid sequence MSTAGIFISIMAALVVGAMSPGPSFVVVSRIAISRSRLDGLAAAVGMGVGGVVFAGLALAGLTALLSEFEWLYILLKVAGGAYLVYIAVNIWKGAARPLEVSNAVRDRRAPARSFLTALLTQLSNPKTIIVYASLFAALLPRSVPLDLIVALPLGVFAVEAGWYSIVALVFSARHPRRLYLHAKGWIDRVAGAVMGGLGLRLILSGLSLR; translated from the coding sequence ATGTCTACCGCAGGCATTTTCATCAGCATCATGGCAGCCCTGGTCGTCGGCGCAATGAGCCCCGGCCCGAGCTTCGTGGTCGTCTCCAGGATCGCGATCTCACGTTCGAGGCTGGATGGCCTTGCCGCCGCGGTCGGAATGGGAGTCGGTGGCGTCGTTTTCGCCGGGCTGGCGCTCGCCGGGCTGACGGCGCTGTTGTCTGAGTTCGAATGGCTCTATATCCTGCTCAAAGTCGCAGGCGGCGCCTATCTCGTCTATATCGCCGTCAATATCTGGAAGGGCGCCGCACGGCCGCTGGAAGTTTCCAATGCCGTCCGCGACCGCCGCGCGCCAGCGCGCAGCTTCCTGACCGCATTGCTGACTCAGCTCAGCAACCCGAAGACCATCATCGTCTATGCCAGCCTTTTTGCAGCGCTTCTGCCGAGAAGCGTGCCTCTCGATCTCATCGTCGCGCTACCGCTCGGCGTCTTTGCGGTGGAGGCAGGATGGTATTCGATTGTGGCGCTGGTTTTCTCGGCACGCCATCCGCGGCGCCTCTATCTCCATGCCAAGGGCTGGATCGACAGGGTCGCAGGCGCCGTCATGGGCGGCCTTGGTCTGCGTCTTATTCTTTCGGGCCTCAGCCTCCGCTAA
- a CDS encoding tetratricopeptide repeat protein produces the protein MPASPTTIFTNRLLQGAAASLIVLALAGCSTTKDRMTTGSVPKITKPVEEMDATELRTATDRLGQAYEKNPRDPVNGVNYANLLRMNGRDAQALAVMQQVAISNPSDRNVLAAYGKAQAAAGQFQQALDTIGRAQTPDRPDWRLISAEGAILDQMGKASDARQRYRDALDIQPNEPSILSNLGMSYVLTGDLRTAETYLRSAASQPTADSRVRQNLALVVGLQGRFPEAEQIARRELSPQQADANVAYLRGMLSQQNSWQKLAAKDKAPGTADGSNTN, from the coding sequence ATGCCTGCCTCGCCCACCACCATATTCACGAATCGCCTCCTGCAGGGTGCCGCGGCATCGCTGATCGTGCTTGCCCTTGCCGGGTGCTCGACGACCAAGGACCGGATGACGACCGGTTCGGTGCCGAAGATCACCAAGCCCGTCGAAGAGATGGACGCGACCGAGCTGCGCACGGCAACGGACCGACTCGGCCAAGCTTATGAAAAGAACCCGCGCGATCCGGTCAACGGCGTCAACTATGCCAATCTGCTGCGCATGAACGGACGCGACGCTCAGGCGCTCGCCGTGATGCAGCAGGTGGCGATCTCCAATCCCAGCGATCGCAACGTGCTGGCCGCCTACGGCAAGGCGCAGGCAGCCGCGGGGCAGTTCCAGCAGGCGCTCGACACGATCGGCCGCGCGCAGACACCGGACCGTCCGGACTGGAGGCTGATCTCGGCCGAGGGCGCAATTCTCGATCAGATGGGCAAGGCAAGCGACGCCAGACAGCGCTATCGCGATGCGCTCGACATCCAGCCGAACGAGCCCTCCATCCTTTCCAATCTCGGAATGTCTTACGTGCTGACCGGCGACCTGCGCACCGCCGAAACCTATCTGCGCTCCGCCGCCAGCCAGCCGACCGCCGACAGCCGCGTCAGGCAGAACCTTGCCCTCGTCGTCGGCCTGCAGGGACGCTTCCCGGAAGCCGAGCAGATCGCCAGGCGCGAGCTTTCGCCACAGCAGGCCGATGCCAATGTCGCCTATCTCAGAGGCATGCTCTCGCAGCAGAATTCCTGGCAGAAGCTCGCCGCCAAGGACAAGGCGCCGGGAACGGCAGATGGCAGCAACACCAACTGA
- a CDS encoding M17 family metallopeptidase, which yields MAPYQFIERPTPFNTKGGSTLPIFAVTPAHIETATIDPIALDWARKAGYKAESGSLLLIPTADGHLGGALYGLGANPSEQPFITGRLARTLPAGDWHIETAPLTANRLSLGFGLGSYRFDRYKSEKSPMATLMIPRDADGADIKRQLAGVFLARDLINTPTNDMGPEQLEAAFRGLAQHYKAEVSVIAGDELLKQNFPLVHTVGRASADAPRLLELRWGKKGHRKVTLVGKGVCFDTGGLDIKPAASMLLMKKDMGGAANVMGLALMIMDAKLKVDLRVIIPVVENAISSNAFRPGDIYRSRKGLTVQIDNTDAEGRLILADALAYADEEEPELLIDMATLTGAARVALGPDLPPFFTDDDNLAHDLTEASLETDDPLWRLPLYSGYEKDIRTKFADLTNAPVGGMAGAITAALFLKRFVSKTKSWAHFDIYGWAQSERPHSPGGGEAQAIRALFHHIRQSVR from the coding sequence ATGGCCCCCTATCAGTTCATCGAGAGACCCACCCCTTTCAACACGAAGGGCGGCTCGACGCTGCCTATTTTTGCAGTCACCCCTGCTCATATCGAGACCGCAACGATCGATCCGATCGCGCTCGATTGGGCGCGCAAGGCTGGCTACAAGGCCGAAAGCGGATCGCTGCTGCTGATCCCGACAGCCGACGGCCATCTTGGCGGCGCGCTCTACGGCCTCGGCGCCAATCCGTCCGAGCAGCCTTTCATCACCGGCAGGCTCGCCCGTACGCTGCCGGCCGGCGACTGGCACATCGAGACCGCGCCGCTGACGGCAAATCGCCTCTCCCTCGGTTTCGGCCTCGGCAGCTACCGCTTCGACCGCTACAAGTCGGAAAAATCTCCGATGGCGACGCTGATGATCCCCCGCGATGCCGACGGCGCCGACATCAAGCGGCAGCTCGCCGGCGTCTTTCTTGCCCGCGACCTCATCAACACGCCGACGAACGACATGGGGCCGGAACAGCTCGAAGCCGCGTTCCGGGGCCTCGCCCAGCATTACAAGGCGGAAGTATCGGTCATCGCTGGCGACGAACTGCTGAAGCAGAACTTCCCGCTTGTCCACACCGTCGGCCGCGCCAGCGCCGATGCGCCGCGCCTTCTCGAATTGCGCTGGGGCAAGAAGGGCCATCGCAAGGTGACGCTGGTCGGCAAGGGTGTCTGCTTCGATACCGGTGGTCTCGATATCAAGCCGGCCGCCTCCATGCTGCTGATGAAGAAGGATATGGGCGGCGCGGCGAATGTCATGGGCCTTGCCCTGATGATCATGGATGCCAAGTTGAAAGTCGATCTGCGTGTCATCATCCCGGTCGTCGAGAATGCGATCTCGTCCAATGCCTTCCGTCCCGGCGACATCTATCGCAGCCGAAAGGGCCTGACCGTCCAGATCGACAATACCGATGCCGAAGGCCGTCTGATTCTTGCCGACGCGCTCGCCTATGCCGACGAAGAAGAGCCCGAACTGCTGATCGACATGGCGACGCTGACAGGCGCTGCCCGCGTCGCGCTCGGCCCGGATCTCCCGCCTTTCTTCACCGACGATGACAATCTGGCGCATGATCTCACTGAAGCGAGCCTGGAAACGGATGATCCGCTCTGGCGCCTGCCGCTCTATTCCGGCTACGAAAAGGACATCCGTACCAAGTTCGCCGACCTCACCAATGCACCGGTCGGCGGCATGGCAGGTGCGATCACGGCCGCACTTTTCCTCAAGCGTTTCGTCAGCAAGACGAAAAGCTGGGCGCATTTTGACATTTACGGCTGGGCCCAGTCGGAGCGGCCGCATTCGCCGGGCGGCGGGGAGGCGCAGGCGATCCGCGCGCTCTTCCACCATATTCGCCAGAGTGTGCGCTGA
- a CDS encoding helix-turn-helix domain-containing protein codes for MPIELTASQALGLWHGVALDQVRHDDRDLTLRQMAILLHIYLVPPPHTVRGLAATLGVTKPVITRALDTMGEMGLVDRVRDDADRRSVIIKRTVSGALYLEKLGDLVRDQGRRLPI; via the coding sequence GTGCCGATCGAACTGACCGCCTCGCAGGCGCTGGGGCTCTGGCATGGCGTGGCGCTCGATCAGGTTCGCCATGATGACCGTGATTTGACGTTGCGCCAGATGGCGATCCTGCTGCATATTTATCTGGTGCCGCCGCCGCATACGGTGCGTGGGCTCGCAGCCACGCTTGGTGTCACCAAGCCGGTCATCACGCGCGCCCTGGATACGATGGGCGAGATGGGTCTGGTCGACCGCGTGCGCGACGATGCCGATCGGCGCAGCGTAATCATCAAGCGCACCGTCAGCGGTGCGCTTTACCTCGAAAAGCTCGGTGATCTCGTCCGCGATCAGGGCCGCCGGCTACCGATCTGA
- a CDS encoding NlpC/P60 family protein, with protein sequence MTMLDRRLHAYRPDLAEAELEGKIEASRFVKGTPARVAVAVVALRPEPNLARGIDTELLFGEDVTVFDRADGWCWVKAVSDGYVGYLPADTLSQGKPAPTHIVTVQRSFVYPEPELRKPHQAILSMGSRVHVAGEAEARGNHYVVLEDGTALFSRHVQPIGALDGTDYVAIAARFLETPYLWGGRSGLGIDCSGLVQLSMLMTGRKAPRDTDMQAASLGEPIDRAEIRRGDLVFWKGHVAVFEDPETILHANGHSMTVARENFEAAVKRIGWLYEQPTGYRRPIG encoded by the coding sequence ATGACGATGCTCGACCGCCGCCTGCATGCCTATCGGCCTGATCTCGCGGAAGCGGAGCTTGAAGGCAAGATCGAGGCGTCGCGCTTCGTCAAAGGCACCCCGGCCCGCGTCGCCGTCGCCGTCGTGGCTTTGCGCCCCGAACCAAACCTGGCCCGCGGCATCGATACGGAGCTGCTTTTCGGCGAAGATGTGACGGTTTTCGATCGCGCTGATGGCTGGTGCTGGGTGAAGGCGGTTTCCGATGGCTATGTCGGCTATCTCCCGGCGGACACGCTCTCCCAAGGCAAGCCGGCACCGACCCATATCGTCACCGTGCAGCGCAGTTTCGTCTATCCCGAACCGGAACTGCGCAAGCCTCATCAGGCGATCCTGTCGATGGGGAGCCGTGTTCATGTTGCGGGCGAAGCGGAAGCGCGCGGCAACCACTATGTCGTACTTGAGGATGGAACAGCGCTCTTTTCCAGGCATGTGCAGCCGATCGGCGCCCTCGACGGCACCGATTACGTTGCCATCGCCGCCCGTTTCCTGGAGACGCCCTATCTCTGGGGCGGGCGTTCCGGCCTCGGCATCGATTGCTCCGGCCTCGTCCAGCTTTCAATGCTGATGACGGGCAGAAAGGCGCCGCGCGATACCGACATGCAGGCAGCAAGCCTCGGCGAGCCGATCGACCGCGCCGAAATCCGCCGCGGCGATCTGGTGTTCTGGAAGGGACATGTGGCCGTCTTCGAGGATCCGGAAACGATCCTCCACGCCAACGGCCACAGCATGACGGTGGCGCGCGAGAATTTCGAAGCCGCCGTCAAGCGCATCGGTTGGCTCTACGAACAGCCGACCGGCTACCGCCGTCCGATCGGCTGA
- a CDS encoding ABC transporter permease, whose product MAPFVSSSIASRRRRSKFSRRMSLIAGAVIIGLLIGVALLSLVWTPLPPAKMQIIHKLQPPLAFGLLGTDQFGRDVLSMLMVGCWNSLSIAITAVAIGGTLGSIAGVSAAAVRGPFEMLLMRICDIIFALPPILSAMVLGAFLGPGRFTAITAIAVFMIPVFARVTLATALQSWSRDYVMAALAIGNTRLAISLRHVLPNITSQIIVHGSIQLGLAILTEAGLSFLGLGMAPPTPTWGRMLADAQTYLALAPWLAILPGLAIGFTVFGFNMLGDGLRDLLDPREASR is encoded by the coding sequence ATGGCGCCCTTCGTCTCCTCCTCAATCGCCAGCCGACGCCGGCGCTCTAAATTTAGCCGGCGAATGAGCCTGATCGCTGGAGCAGTCATCATCGGCTTGCTGATCGGCGTCGCATTGTTGTCACTTGTCTGGACACCGCTGCCGCCTGCGAAAATGCAGATCATCCATAAATTACAGCCCCCGCTTGCCTTCGGTCTGCTCGGCACGGATCAGTTCGGCCGCGACGTGCTTTCGATGCTGATGGTGGGGTGTTGGAATTCGTTGTCGATCGCCATCACCGCGGTTGCGATCGGCGGGACGCTCGGCTCCATCGCCGGCGTTTCGGCGGCGGCGGTCCGCGGTCCTTTCGAGATGCTGCTGATGCGCATCTGCGACATCATCTTCGCCTTGCCGCCGATCCTGTCGGCGATGGTGCTCGGCGCCTTTCTCGGGCCTGGCCGGTTCACCGCGATCACCGCGATCGCCGTCTTCATGATCCCGGTCTTTGCCCGAGTGACGCTCGCAACCGCATTGCAGAGCTGGAGCCGCGACTATGTGATGGCGGCACTGGCGATCGGCAACACGCGCCTGGCCATTTCGCTGCGCCATGTTCTGCCCAATATCACGAGCCAGATCATCGTGCATGGCTCTATCCAGCTCGGGCTGGCAATCCTCACCGAAGCCGGTCTCAGCTTCCTCGGGCTCGGCATGGCGCCGCCGACGCCCACCTGGGGGCGGATGCTTGCCGACGCGCAGACCTATCTGGCACTGGCGCCGTGGCTGGCGATCCTGCCCGGCCTTGCCATCGGGTTTACCGTCTTCGGCTTCAACATGCTCGGCGATGGATTGCGCGATCTTCTCGACCCACGCGAGGCGAGCCGCTGA
- a CDS encoding ABC transporter permease — translation MITLLARRFADLVITLLIVSFLIFAVMDLLPGDPASIMLGTSASPETLAALRHDLGLDQPLILRYGQWLAGVFSGDLGQSYTYGVPVAELIVERLAVTLPLALMAIMLSVAIALPLGALAAARRGGIFGVGATFFSQISIAVPAFWVALLLIILFSTMLGLMPAGGFPGWSAGLLPALQALVMPAVALAMPQAGVLTRVARSAVLEVIHEDFARTAVAKGLSRNAVLWRHIVPNALIPILTVIGLQFTFLVAGAVLVENVFNLPGLGRLALQALSQRDIIVMQDVVLLFASLVIVMNFIVDLSYLAIDPRLRRTR, via the coding sequence ATGATCACACTCCTCGCCCGCCGCTTCGCCGATCTCGTCATCACTCTTCTCATCGTCTCCTTTCTAATTTTCGCCGTCATGGACCTCCTCCCCGGCGATCCGGCCTCGATCATGCTTGGCACTTCCGCAAGCCCGGAGACGCTGGCGGCACTGCGTCACGATCTCGGGCTCGACCAGCCGCTGATCCTCCGTTACGGGCAGTGGCTGGCCGGCGTATTTTCAGGCGATCTCGGGCAGTCCTATACCTATGGAGTGCCGGTAGCGGAGCTGATCGTCGAGCGGCTGGCGGTGACGCTGCCGCTGGCGCTGATGGCGATCATGCTTTCGGTGGCGATCGCCTTGCCGCTCGGCGCACTGGCTGCTGCGCGACGTGGCGGTATCTTCGGCGTCGGCGCAACCTTCTTTTCGCAAATCAGCATCGCCGTGCCCGCCTTCTGGGTGGCGCTACTATTGATCATCCTGTTCTCGACGATGCTCGGTCTGATGCCGGCGGGCGGCTTTCCGGGCTGGAGCGCCGGCCTTCTGCCGGCATTGCAGGCGCTTGTTATGCCAGCCGTGGCACTGGCCATGCCGCAGGCGGGCGTGTTGACGCGGGTGGCGCGTTCTGCCGTGCTCGAAGTAATACATGAAGATTTTGCCCGCACCGCAGTGGCCAAGGGGCTTTCGCGCAACGCTGTGCTGTGGCGGCATATCGTGCCGAATGCGCTGATTCCGATCCTCACGGTGATTGGGCTGCAATTCACCTTTCTCGTCGCCGGCGCGGTGCTGGTGGAAAACGTCTTCAACCTGCCCGGCCTCGGGCGGCTTGCTCTTCAGGCGCTTTCGCAGCGCGATATTATCGTGATGCAGGACGTCGTGCTGCTTTTCGCAAGCCTCGTCATCGTGATGAATTTCATCGTCGATCTCTCCTACCTCGCGATCGATCCCAGATTGAGAAGGACGCGGTGA